gtcccccatatctcgtatgtttagcatgagtgcggagaattcacgcacgtagtcccgcaccgacctggtgtggcggagttgacgcaactttctccgtgcattgtattccacgttttcggggaagaactgcaggcgtatggcggccttcagttctgcccatgtctggagagtatcttcaccggccctgatggcttcgtatttgactcgccaccagagttttgcatcaccctgaagatacatggcagcagttgctacctttttggattcttccaaCTGTCCAACGGCAttgaagtattgttcgatgtcgaagatgaagttttccacttctttagcatcccgggatccggaattttcagcttttgtggcatgggggcaatgttcatggcacccctgatgtggttttcgcctcctttgagcaggctttgaagggcagcattgacaacattgagttggcctgtcaagttgtctatggtttgctgcatgacggtcagtctgtctgcctctagttcccaataggctaaatcctcggcacgctcctattggaggtcctcgaatttgccatgaattttggttgcctcgacggcagccgtttcccggtcttcctcagagtcatgactgatgtttgctatgtcaatttccgcctgccgcattctgcggtccaggtcgtccaacctttgcactaggctggtttttagatcaggcaacgtatccacgatgggccgtaatgcgtcaaccgtctcttctagggtcgtgatgcaatccccgtaattcaccatggtcagaaatggtgatgatgatggcaatgagttccctcgtccgatgtcgagcctaggctctgataccaactgttacgcggcgccttcctgaagttccttggaagggcgacgtaaggctaagcaactgaTGTCAGTGcagttgctatgcgccaactgaggtccttgCCGTACgttagactagattgtcagtgccgtacggaaaaatcaatgtcgtgagcaattgagcggcggaaaatgagcaattgatgatgaaagctgatgattgtattgatgatgatgaaagctattacaagatgcaatgcggtgtcggggggagagacaccagtacagagaattgtttgaatgcttgaatgtttgaatgctttggtcccccttaataatgcttaaaaaaaataaaccaaagttacatgagttgacctaagaaagttgtagaagcacactgaaaatgaatgaagtaaaactactctataattacaatgaaaaggacttagtcttctatgggaGCAAGTTCGATGGCagtaactttgtcttgagcatcagggtctgcgcgcgcattgctgtgggcgcgcgcggcactatttggatctgccagcggcggggcgctggtgcttggcattgggtctgcgcgcggagcactgtctgtgcgtgcggcgctgttggcaacatgatggtttgtgcgcgcggcattgtcggtgcgcgcggcactAATGGTATTCGCCAGTCGCTGGGCactggcactgattatcggtggggcgacaaaggcgcatgctcgcttgtcacttggcgctgccgagaccacggggccgaccgtggcgctaggcgttgggaggcttgccgggacgccacggggcgcgtccaaggggtcatgggtcgataatggaaagcagcccatgacattacTCATGAAGACTTCTTTTTGGGTTTTCTTAATCACAGCTTGTGTAGGTACCACCTTGCGCGCCTCGACAAATACACCGGGTAACTTGCTACAGTTCACAAGCAGAGGTGTCAGGTAAATCTGCTCACAAAGGTTAGATTAGATGGCTCACACTGAGTCTTGCAGGTGGAATTCGAACTTGGAATCTTTATATTGTTGCTCCTAAGCATCAACCACTCAGTGATCCCTTGGGTACTACTTGTGAAGAGATTCTCATGGATCTCAACAACACTAGGGTAcccaaagaaagaaaagagagagaaCAAGAACTTTTGTGTACCGCTACTTGAAGAAACTTACCAGGCACCATACTCTATCATGGATGGGCAGCCTTAAACTCATTGATAAAGTAAGGGCTCAAAAACAGTTATCTGAAAATGTGTAGTAAGTGTGACTGCAATACTTAGAGTGACATTCAGGTAACTGTAATGCGAAATACTCATGTATCATTCATTATAGTCAACAAATAACCAATAGTTCTAGCAATACCCTTTGACCAACCAAAAACTCATTTTCCACCTTGCAAGTACATGACGACAGAATTGCTTCATGTGTTCTTATTGACTTTAAAAATTCTAAAAAGGGCACCTTTGGCACCCTTAGTTCAAGACAGCAGACCCACTGAGCAGTCCTGTCATGGTCAAAATTCCAACTTGCCTTATGCACCAACAAGCACCGCAAAAGGTAACTAAACGTAACCCAGATATGATTTCATCAAAAGGATTGAGCCCCTTACCCTGTGACCCTGCCTGaggggaaaaaaagaaaagaaagaagccTCTATGGTTCCATCCAATCCAAATTTACAACAATCAGATTGTATAGCTCATGCATCAAACTCGCACTTCAAAagtattgcaaaaaaaaaaaaaaaaagaatccttGTATTTTGGATCATATATGACAAGTAAGAAATCTTCAAATCAAAGAATGGTAGCATTTGGAAGGAGACTAACAGAGATATAGAAATTTAAATATTCAGTCTTTTTATAAGAGATTCAGGATTGAGCTTTAGAATAATATTTCCATTTTCATTAGCGTGTGAAAAAGGAGCTATTGCGAACGGTCCTTGTTTAGGATATACAGGAAAGATAAAAAGGGAAAGAGAAGTAGTGTTCTAGCATTCTTGGTCATTCAAGGAAGGAATGGTTCAAGGGGACCAGGTGGAGCCAGAGGATGAAATCATGAAAGGTAACAGTAGACAAAATTTCACTAATATTTTTATCTCTTTTCTTTCTCCCGGCAACTTTTGAGTAGCAGGGGTTATGCCCTGCTTAGCTGCCTCATACGGAATTCAAGCAACTCTGCTTGCTGATTAAAGCAATAAGAATCTGCGATGGCCAAGGACAAAGTCATGGCAAGTCATTGCATGGAACAGATGTAAATAGCTTAGAATTGAAAAAAGAGGAGCTAAAGCTGTGCACAAGTATGATTAAAGCAATTGCAAAGCAATATGACAGTGATTCACATGGGGTATTGTTTGACGTTGGAAGCAAAGCGACATCGGATATATATATGAGACTAAGGGGTGCACAAATAATTCTCCGACAAAATGTTTCTCTCGAGAGAAATAAGGAAAAAGAGGGAAGGGAGGTAGCAAACAATCAAAGCCACTTTCAAGCAACTGTAGTGGCAACAGAAATCCTCTTTTCCTGTCATTCTTAGGTTATTAAGGCCCCAAGGGTTGTTGGCATAACCGGCAAGTAAGGAGTCATAGCTGTAAAAGATAGAATGAGTGATCCAGATAGCAACTAAAGATAACGTACTCAGAATTAGCTCTGAAGTGAGCAGCTCTCTCCCAGATGGCCTTCTTTATTGTGCTCTCACTTGGCTTTACACCTTGTGCATCCACTGATTCTGATTTGGAGCTCATAACGCCCATTATTGGAGAGTCATCCATTTCTGTTTCATCTTCAAGTGCTGTCTCTTTGGTATCTTTCTTTATCACTTGCTTTTTAGGGGACTCGGCCGCTTCTATTTCTTGTTTAGCTGAAGAAGCATctttttccaatttttcctgAGAATCCTTGGGGACACCATCATCATCAGCATTCTCCATTTGCTAGCATGTCAAACCAAAAAATTATTAGGTCCTCTACTTTTCCTGCGAGGGTATATAATTTTACATGCCAAAGTGCAAAATATGACAAAATGAAGAAGATGTTGCAGAAATAGCTACTGAAAGCATTGCAATTCGAAGGATAACTCTCATTTAATTAATCATAAATGGAGAATTTTGCTGTGAACTGACTAAACAACTACCTAGAAAAGTCTTAAGTAGAAACAACCATAAGAACATTTTCTGATAAAGAGGGTGTCATTTTAAGGCTTGCTTGAGGCCCTTAAGCCCTAAAGCTAGGTACAACTCCGATACCAAGGCAATGGGCCACCTGCGCTCTATCTTGAAAAGGTGGGACTAAACAATAATTATAGTTGGCAAATTGTATGTTAATTGTTAAAAGAACACAACGAATGAATATGTTAATGAGTAGGAATAGCAAATTAGATATTTCATTTTTTTGATAAGGCAAATTAGATATTTCGTATTAAATACTAGTCACTACTCACTAAAACTTTTGCATCTAATTCAGAAATTTTAAACGACTTTCCTTAATTGACATGATTTTTACTTCATATATTTTACTTAATTGTTATTCTATTCAATTCCTTTATCAGATGTGCTAAGGCGCACGCCTAATCGTCTAAGGATTCTGCTGAGATCATGAAAATTAAAGCAGTTACATGTTAGAATATGTCTTGCTCGAAAAGTGTCTAGGTTCATGGACTCTGAGCATGAGACTATTTGACAATAATCTATAATGTTCAATAACATATCGTAGAATATtccatatttaattttaaaattattacttACCTTGTTAGACATAGAGAATAGTTGCTTACCATGTTGTACATATCCTAAGACTCCTATATAAGAAGTCTCTCTCGACATTGTAAATCACCAATCATAAgaaagttttcctattttcaccTATTCTAGCTTGAAAAAAGGGCACTAAACAAATCATTTTTTTACAAGATAGAGCTGCACTAAACAATGAATATATAGCTGGCAACATGACAAATTAATTGTCAAAAAGTGTTACGAATAATTTTATTACTAATCAGgactagggaattaaaaaatttagtatAAGAAAACTATTCATTAACTGGATGTAAAAACTTAAAAGTGCATCTGTAGTTGTTTACTGATATGGTAAAGAAAAGACCCGCCAACAAgatttatacaaaaaataaagaaTCCTACATAAGCATGAATTTCTATAAAAACCAAGATATCACCAAAAGCTAAATGGAATATCATGCGCAATTCCAAAGATGTGCTAAAGAATAAAAATCTCTCACTAGTACATGTATACGAGTTTTTCATTCCTTCAAATGCTCTTTTGTTTCTTTCCATATTGTCACGTGAGTGataaataagccacctcaaatgTTTTTTTGCATCTGAATTCAAAGTTAAAAGCAGTTTTTAGACTTAAGTTTTACTAAAGATATTTCACCTAATTGTAGGTTTTCAAATTGATATTTTGAGGGATGTTTGTTTCACTTCACATTCTTGTCTATGTCACAAATGCTTCACTTGTTATCACTTTCTTTACACTGTCATCACTTTTCTATCGAGTTTTGGCCGAACGCTATCACACATTGTACACGCGAGTTCTTGATTCGCACTTCTCCGAAATTCTTTCAAACTCCTTAGTTTCAGAGTACGAGTCTGACTACGTGGCATCTTGCAATTATTCTGTCCCATTCTAAAAATCTAAGAAAAGAAACTCTACTCTTGAAAAGTTTTAGGTCATTTTGCATGCATACACCATACGCAGGGCAAGTGACCTTGCAATTAGGTAATCTCCATAGCATCAATGGGTTTTTGATACAAATAACGCATATTTTAtgcgaaaataataataaatagatCCAAGTTTAACCATGACGGGTTCGgaataatatatttattttgtttctttcttttatAGATGGAGATCAACCTAACCATTCCCATCATCTACATAGTCAACGCGGTTCCTCACAAGTTGCAGCAATGGTGGACAAATATCAGGGTAGCTCATGGATACAAGATCCGAAGACATCTCGTTCCTAACTGCATTAATGAATATCAAGCCAGTTAAAGTGTTGATTAAGTTGCTAATCGAGTTCTAGGATCCGACCCCAGTCGCATTTAGATACATTGAGTTCGAGATCACGCCAACCTTAGAAGAGATCAATAGCTTCACAGGGTTACCCCTGGAAGGGAGGAAACCGATAATTCCGCTAAAGCATGCTGGGGGCATGTTCTTCTGTTGCATCGGTCTACGGAATAACATGGCATTGGGGTGTGTTGAAGGTGGCCGGATCAGTTTGGACTACTTGTTCGAAAAGTACGGTCGCCAGAACAGTTTTGACAAATTTCGAGAAGATTTCAATTGCACAAAGGAGAAGTGGGAGAGAAGACGCCTCGTGGCTTTTGCTATTGCCCATTAGGAGTTTTGATATGTCCACAACGGCGAGGACGCATCAACATTTCTCCCTCTCCTGTGGTACGAGCTATGTTCGAATGGAGTCTTGAAGTTACGCATGTGCCGATGATTCTTCCAGAAATGTTTCGAGCCCTGTCCGACTGTTCTAGAGGGAAGAACTTCTTTGAAGGGGGCAATCTACTATAACAAATATGGGCCACAGAGCACTTCTTTCTGCGAGAGCCGATCATAGACTACTTCATCGTGACAAACAACAAGATTTGCAGTCACATTGAAAGGATGAGACGTTGGAATGCCCCAAAAGGCTTTGATGAATGGCTCCAGTTCCTCACACATCTCACGGGGGATGCTATTTAGTGGAAGTTGTCTTGGATGAATGGAAAAGCATTGGTAAAAGGGCTACAAAGTACTTTATTGAGTTGGTAGGGCTAAGAAGGGTCCAACCCTATGCCCCTCTTCGGGTCCTAAGCCAATTAGGCATAACTCAAGATGTCCCCCTCCGGCCGAACATCGCTTTGTTTGAGAATCCCTACAATGAGGGATTGGCAATTCCAAGGGCAAGAGAGCTATTGCGTGAATGGTAATTGTTGATATGGGGGAAGCAGGATGGTGCGCCACTAGGTATTACACCTGGCTCGTAGAAGGATAAAAGACATCTCAGTCAAGCAGTGAGGGAGAGTTGGCAAGCCTTGAGGATGTTAGGGCGAGCACAGCATGACGTGCTACCACACATCCATGACACTACTTCAATGATAGAGCAGTAATTCCGGCACAATGGACCACATGATGCCGGATCATAAAAAAGTTACAGACAAAGAGGACCCAATCGAGGAGGATCCAACAGAAGAGTTGGGAAAAGACGAAGAGGACCCAACTCAGGTTGACATAATCTCGAAGTCAATGAATCTAAATACGACTCGGGTCGGATCCCAGAACTCAATTAGCAACTTAATCAACACTTTATTTGCCATAATATTCATCAATGCAATCAAGAACCCAAGATGTCTTAGGACCTCGCATCCATGAGCTACTTAGATATTTGTCCACCATCGCCGCAACTTGTGAGGAACCGCGTTGACCATGTGGATGTTGGGAATGGTTAGGTTGATCTCCATCtaataaaagaaagaaataaaataaatatatagttcTGAACCCCTCATGGTTAAACTTGGATCTATCTATTATTATTTCACATAAAATGTGCGTCATTGTGTCAAAAACCCGTTGACGCAAGGGAGGTTTCCTAATTGCAGGATCAATACCAAGGATTGCCCTCCCTATGGTGTATGCATGCAAAATGACTTAAAGCTTTCTAGGACTAGAGTTTCTTCTCTTAAATTCTTAAATTTATAGATTGGGACCGAATAATTGCGAGATGGCACGTAGTCAGACTTCTACGCCGATCTTTGAAACCAGTGTTTTTAAGAGCGAGAAGCGCAAAAAAGCGACAAGGGCTCGCCTCGCTTCAAAAGCGAAGCGCAAAGCGAAGCGCAAAGCGAAGCGCACGCTTTATTAAAGTGAAGCGCAATTCTTAAAAAACATAATGTAAACCTTGCAAAGAcacaatataaaattataaataatcaAAAAGTTCAAATTGTCAAAATCAAAGCTACTAAATTACTAGAATCAACCTCTTATTCTTCtgctcttcttgttcttcttcaagattgTCAAAATCTTGAATTCCTCTATTATCTTCATATTGCTCGTCATCTTCCTCCTCCCCCTCCTCTTCCTCTTCATGATCACTTTCATCTTCATCAATTAGGGATAGGGATCGACTTGTAGTAGCCACACTTTTTCCCTTCCTAATCGAGCTTGAACTTAAAGTATTCCCCCTTAAACCATAAGGATTCTCCCCAACTCCACTAGCAACCGCAACATCACCCCAAGTGAAATTAGAATCGCCTTCAAATACTTCTTCATCTTCACAATTTTCGGGGACTCCGGTTAGCCACTCATTAGCCTCATCAATATTGTCCAAAAGAATTGGATCAATTAGATTGCGGTGGTTGTAGCGACGCCTCAATGCTCTATTGTATTTTATGAACACTAGATTATGGAGGCGCTTCAAGGTTAGTCGATTCCTCTTCTTTGTATGAATCTGCAAACAAGATGTGTCAACTAATTAGTAGGAGTTGGGACAATTGAGATATAATTTACTTTATCTCAAAACACgaaataattctttttatttctcACGTGTTCAAAAACGCTCCAGTTCCTTTCACATCCGGATGAGCTACAAGTTAAACTTAGAACTCTGATGGCGAAAGTCTGTAAATTCGGAGTCTCTACACCATATTGGTCCCACCACTCAACTATAGaagtgaaaaaaaaattcaagagtTAATAAGTATAAAAAATACATTAAAGTTAGAGCTATAAAATATAGAAGCACTTGGTCACCTGGCGATTTCGTCTTTCTTTGTTTAATAGCAAGTCGGAGCTTAAAAAGTCCCTCAGCTGCCTTGTAAATAGCAAGCTGATCTACTATCTTTTCTTGCATGTCTTCATCTGGGGTCAACTTGATAACAACCTCATGGAATCCTGTCCACACTTCTCTAGCCAATGAATTATTCTCATGCTGATCATAAAAGAGTGACGGGTTCAGAATAAGTCCAGCTGCATGCAAAGGTCTATGAAGTTGCTCACTCCATCTTGCATCAATGATCTGAAAGACCTTTGCATATTTCTGCTCATCAGTGAATGATGCTTGAATAGCCTCCTTGGCCCTATCCATAGCTTCATAGAGGTAGCCCATTGGTGGTTTTTGCTCCCCATCCACCAAACGGAGTACTTTAACCAAAGGGCCACCAATTTTAAGAGCATGAAGGACATTATTccaaaaagaataagaaagaataATGCGTGCAACATCTTTCCCTGCACTTTCCTTTGCAAATTTACTCTTGCTCCATTCCTCTGAAGTGAACAACTTTCTCAAATTGGATTTTTGCAAGTGGatactatgtaaagtcaagaaaGCAGTGGCGAACCTTGTCTTGCCCGGTTTCACCAAATTTTTTTGTCCGGTGAATCTTCTCATCATATTCAATAACAAGGGCCGTTGAGAAATATAAGAATGTACCCTAACGCCCTGGCCAAAAACTGTAGAGAagggtttttccttgaaaatgtcCCCGAAGATTAAGTTGATACAATGAGCCGCACATGGAGTCCAATAGACATTCTTGTACGCTCCTTCCACCATGCCACCCGCTTTCACATTTTCACTCGCATTATCAGTGACCACTTGAACAACTTTGCTTGGGCCAATCTTTTCAATGGTGTTCTGAAACAAGGTGAACATTTTGATGTGGTCAGTGGATGAGTCGCTAGCATCAATGGACTCAAGAAACAAACTTCCCTTGGGAGAATTCACCAACACGTTAATAATCATTTTCCCAGTTCTTGCCGTCCACTTATCCATCATAATGGAGCAGCCATACTTGTTCCACGCAACTTTATGTTCCTCCACAATTTTATTAGTCTCCTCCACTTCCTTATTTAGATAAGGACCTCTGATTTCATGATAAGTGGGAGGCTTCATTCCAGGTCCGTATTGACCAACGGCCTCAATAAAGTCTCCAAAAGTGTCAGTATAGTTGACACAATTGAAGGGGAGCCCAGCATCATAGACCCATCGTGCAAAAGCTCTAACTGCACGATCCCTCAAA
This region of Nicotiana tomentosiformis chromosome 4, ASM39032v3, whole genome shotgun sequence genomic DNA includes:
- the LOC117277776 gene encoding uncharacterized protein; this translates as MSQRSKDKDPAWRYGDRVNEKNTNIVCKFCNKITTGGIYRFKFHLIGGDRNVTSCPKCPPEVRNEIKNFVEKKKEQKNQMSHQPLVTNLDDDGDDDIEKLSLPTKRGRDAISSSHGSTGTSRTKGPIDCYFPKKPEGKSGGKDVQKIAKDILRDRAVRAFARWVYDAGLPFNCVNYTDTFGDFIEAVGQYGPGMKPPTYHEIRGPYLNKEVEETNKIVEEHKVAWNKYGCSIMMDKWTARTGKMIINVLVNSPKGSLFLESIDASDSSTDHIKMFTLFQNTIEKIGPSKVVQVVTDNASENVKAGGMVEGAYKNVYWTPCAAHCINLIFGDIFKEKPFSTVFGQGVRVHSYISQRPLLLNMMRRFTGQKNLVKPGKTRFATAFLTLHSIHLQKSNLRKLFTSEEWSKSKFAKESAGKDVARIILSYSFWNNVLHALKIGGPLVKVLRLVDGEQKPPMGYLYEAMDRAKEAIQASFTDEQKYAKVFQIIDARWSEQLHRPLHAAGLILNPSLFYDQHENNSLAREVWTGFHEVVIKLTPDEDMQEKIVDQLAIYKAAEGLFKLRLAIKQRKTKSPVEWWDQYGVETPNLQTFAIRVLSLTCSSSGCERNWSVFEHIHTKKRNRLTLKRLHNLVFIKYNRALRRRYNHRNLIDPILLDNIDEANEWLTGVPENCEDEEVFEGDSNFTWGDVAVASGVGENPYGLRGNTLSSSSIRKGKSVATTSRSLSLIDEDESDHEEEEEGEEEDDEQYEDNRGIQDFDNLEEEQEEQKNKRLILVI